In Rhodanobacter denitrificans, a single window of DNA contains:
- a CDS encoding DUF4139 domain-containing protein, which yields MTTAHRPALALACLAALAGASTARATDSTALTLYRSDSPALYASQGGGDIDEGYAVVREQRSLNLAAGVHDVVVGDLPNALDAEALALGFPDGNAKVISQRLLLAQGAGAALSGLVGHEVSVLGGSGEALAGGTLLRAGNGLLVRGTTGTTLVRDYAAVRSAEGGFPLGSSLSLRVDAARAGQARAVLSYPTAGLGWRAAYVATLQPGAACRMRFESRASIANRSGRDWHDAQVTLIAGEPNMAKASAPRPMASMARGYSAKAETLPQQDSLGDYRSYTLPGTVELPDGSVSQVPLYVDRTLDCERTALYENGNRYQPPRPILERDYNPGGGSAIVSTLKLKAFDSLPAGYLRVLTADRHGTPQFIGEGRIEDTPKGSDASITLGTAFDLRATRERTAFQVDKAGRTLDETFRITLGNAGDSARTVTVREHPGRWRQWTLVSSSSKPSAQTPDTLEFRIEVPAGGKAALDYAVRYRWTDDEQPQ from the coding sequence ATGACGACAGCACATCGCCCCGCTCTTGCCCTCGCCTGCCTGGCCGCCCTGGCCGGCGCATCGACGGCACGGGCCACCGACAGCACGGCACTCACCCTGTATCGCAGCGACAGCCCCGCGCTGTACGCCAGCCAGGGCGGCGGCGACATCGACGAAGGCTACGCGGTGGTACGCGAGCAGCGTTCGCTGAACCTCGCCGCCGGCGTCCACGACGTGGTGGTCGGCGACCTGCCGAACGCGCTCGACGCCGAGGCGCTGGCGCTGGGCTTTCCCGACGGCAACGCGAAGGTGATCTCGCAGCGCCTGCTGCTGGCGCAAGGTGCGGGCGCAGCGCTGAGCGGTCTGGTCGGACACGAGGTGAGCGTGCTCGGCGGCAGCGGCGAAGCGCTGGCCGGCGGTACCCTGTTGCGCGCAGGCAACGGCTTGCTGGTGCGCGGCACCACCGGCACCACGCTGGTGCGCGACTACGCCGCCGTGCGCAGTGCCGAAGGCGGCTTTCCGCTCGGCTCCAGCCTCAGCCTGCGCGTGGACGCTGCGCGTGCTGGCCAGGCCCGCGCCGTGCTCAGCTACCCCACCGCCGGCCTCGGCTGGCGCGCCGCGTACGTGGCCACGCTGCAGCCCGGCGCAGCCTGCCGCATGCGCTTCGAGTCGCGCGCCAGCATCGCCAACCGCAGCGGCCGCGACTGGCACGATGCGCAAGTCACCCTGATTGCCGGCGAACCGAACATGGCCAAGGCCTCGGCACCGCGGCCGATGGCGTCGATGGCGCGCGGCTACAGCGCGAAGGCCGAAACCCTGCCGCAGCAGGACAGCCTCGGCGACTACCGCAGCTACACCCTGCCCGGCACGGTCGAACTGCCCGACGGCAGCGTCAGCCAGGTGCCGCTGTATGTCGACCGCACGCTGGACTGCGAACGCACCGCGCTGTACGAAAACGGCAACCGCTACCAGCCGCCACGGCCGATCCTCGAACGCGACTACAACCCGGGCGGCGGCAGCGCCATCGTCAGCACGCTGAAGCTGAAGGCGTTCGACAGCCTGCCGGCCGGCTACCTGCGCGTGCTCACCGCCGACCGCCACGGCACGCCGCAATTCATCGGCGAAGGCCGCATCGAGGACACCCCGAAAGGCAGCGACGCCAGCATCACGCTGGGCACCGCCTTCGACCTGCGCGCGACACGCGAGCGCACCGCCTTCCAGGTGGACAAGGCCGGCCGCACGCTGGACGAGACGTTCCGCATCACCCTCGGCAACGCCGGCGACAGCGCCCGCACGGTGACCGTGCGCGAGCATCCCGGCCGCTGGCGCCAGTGGACGCTGGTCTCCTCCAGCAGCAAGCCGAGCGCACAGACGCCGGACACGCTGGAGTTCCGCATCGAAGTGCCGGCCGGCGGCAAGGCCGCGCTGGACTATGCGGTGCGCTACCGCTGGACCGACGACGAACAACCGCAATAA
- a CDS encoding enoyl-CoA hydratase/isomerase family protein: MLNLGNHDHGIREIQLARPPVNALNLELLRALRAAVDDAVQGGVRGIVLSGAPGLFSAGVDVPTLLQRDRAGVREYWREFFALCGTLARAPIPLVAAITGHSPAGGAVLALFCDYRVMAEGPYRIGLNEVQVGLIVPEAIQLALRRVVGTYRAERLLVAGAMIESSAALACGFVDELTGVDQVATRAIRWLGDLLALPSHAMLTTRALARADLAAAYADMDALPLDDFVDAFFHPQTQAVLQQLVARLKDKK; encoded by the coding sequence ATGCTCAACCTCGGCAACCACGACCACGGCATCCGCGAGATCCAGCTTGCCCGCCCGCCGGTAAACGCACTGAACCTGGAACTGCTGCGCGCGCTGCGTGCCGCCGTCGACGATGCCGTGCAGGGCGGCGTGCGCGGCATCGTACTGTCCGGCGCGCCGGGGCTGTTCTCCGCCGGCGTCGACGTGCCGACCCTGCTCCAGCGCGACCGCGCCGGCGTACGCGAATACTGGCGCGAGTTCTTCGCACTGTGCGGCACGCTCGCCCGTGCGCCGATCCCGCTGGTGGCGGCGATCACCGGCCACAGCCCGGCCGGCGGCGCGGTGCTGGCGCTGTTCTGCGACTACCGGGTGATGGCCGAAGGGCCGTACCGGATCGGCCTCAACGAGGTGCAGGTCGGGCTGATCGTGCCCGAGGCGATCCAGCTGGCGCTGCGCCGCGTGGTCGGCACTTACCGCGCCGAACGGCTGCTGGTCGCCGGCGCAATGATCGAATCATCCGCGGCGCTGGCCTGCGGCTTCGTCGACGAGCTCACCGGCGTCGACCAGGTCGCCACCCGCGCGATCCGCTGGCTCGGCGACCTGCTGGCGCTGCCCTCGCACGCGATGCTGACCACCCGCGCGCTGGCCCGCGCCGACCTCGCCGCCGCCTACGCCGACATGGACGCGCTGCCGCTGGACGATTTCGTCGACGCATTTTTCCACCCGCAGACGCAGGCGGTATTGCAGCAACTGGTCGCGCGACTGAAAGACAAGAAATGA
- a CDS encoding sulfurtransferase → MTLKTTLIDVAALAALPASDVLIVDCRVDLVDRAQGERSYLAGHVPGAVFADLERDLSDMSRVPDGLGRHPLPAAAAFSAVLGRWGWTPQLQVVCYDAGPGALAAARLWWLLRLAGVEAVAVLDGGYAAWQAAGQPLATDVPARTPTQVMLGYDARQVIVDHAALHAAPSPLLLDARAAARYRGDIEPLDRAAGHVPGARNRPYVDNLLADGHFKPPAQLRAEFAAVLGDAMPDRVVHMCGSGVTACYNLLAMEHAGLTGSRLYAPSWSGWVSDPSRPVATGESWEL, encoded by the coding sequence ATGACGCTGAAAACCACCCTGATCGACGTCGCCGCGCTGGCCGCGTTGCCGGCGAGCGACGTGCTGATCGTCGACTGCCGCGTCGACCTGGTCGACCGCGCGCAGGGCGAGCGCAGCTACCTGGCCGGGCACGTTCCCGGCGCCGTGTTCGCCGACCTGGAGCGCGACCTTTCCGACATGTCGCGCGTGCCCGACGGGCTGGGGCGCCATCCGTTGCCGGCGGCGGCCGCGTTCAGCGCTGTGCTCGGCCGCTGGGGCTGGACGCCGCAGTTGCAGGTGGTCTGCTACGACGCCGGGCCGGGCGCGTTGGCGGCGGCGCGGCTGTGGTGGTTGCTGCGGCTGGCCGGCGTGGAAGCGGTGGCGGTGCTCGATGGCGGCTACGCCGCGTGGCAGGCTGCCGGGCAGCCCTTGGCTACCGACGTGCCTGCGCGCACGCCGACGCAAGTGATGCTGGGCTACGACGCGCGGCAGGTGATTGTCGACCACGCGGCGCTGCACGCCGCGCCGTCGCCGCTGCTGCTCGACGCCCGCGCCGCCGCGCGTTATCGCGGCGATATCGAACCGCTGGATCGCGCCGCCGGCCACGTGCCGGGCGCGCGCAACCGCCCCTACGTGGACAACCTGCTCGCCGACGGCCACTTCAAGCCGCCGGCGCAGCTGCGCGCGGAATTCGCCGCGGTGCTGGGTGACGCGATGCCCGACCGGGTCGTGCACATGTGCGGCTCCGGCGTCACCGCCTGCTACAACCTGCTGGCGATGGAACACGCCGGCCTCACCGGCTCGCGGTTGTACGCGCCGTCGTGGAGCGGCTGGGTCAGCGACCCGTCGCGGCCGGTGGCAACCGGGGAGTCGTGGGAGCTCTAG
- a CDS encoding FKBP-type peptidyl-prolyl cis-trans isomerase, giving the protein MTHLRCGLLGAALLLGGAAHAQSAASAPATKPDKVKLSYAIGYQIGSQFADGKPDVEIPVLLRAIQDAYARRHPSVSMQDMHQQLQRLDQQMHADALAEFKRVAAANARKSAQYLAQNRQRPGVVQLPSGIQYAVLSAGSGKASPTVTSTVTVNYRGMLVDGTEFDSTWAHGAPVSFTVDKVIRGWQDVIPRMHVGDRWKVVIPPQLAYGETGALPRIGPNEALVFEIELLAIKPDTGKP; this is encoded by the coding sequence ATGACACATCTGCGTTGCGGGTTGCTCGGCGCAGCGCTGTTGCTGGGCGGCGCGGCACATGCGCAGAGCGCCGCGTCGGCGCCGGCAACGAAGCCCGACAAGGTGAAGTTGTCGTACGCGATCGGCTACCAGATCGGCAGCCAGTTTGCCGACGGCAAGCCGGACGTGGAAATCCCGGTGCTGCTGCGGGCGATCCAGGATGCCTACGCCAGGCGCCACCCCAGCGTGTCGATGCAGGACATGCATCAGCAATTGCAGCGGCTCGACCAGCAGATGCACGCCGATGCGCTGGCCGAGTTCAAGCGGGTCGCCGCCGCCAACGCGCGCAAGAGCGCGCAGTACCTGGCGCAGAACCGGCAGCGGCCCGGCGTGGTCCAGCTGCCGTCGGGTATCCAGTACGCCGTGCTCAGCGCGGGCAGCGGCAAGGCCAGCCCCACGGTGACCAGCACGGTCACCGTGAACTACCGCGGCATGCTGGTGGACGGCACCGAATTCGACAGCACCTGGGCGCATGGCGCGCCGGTCAGCTTCACCGTCGACAAGGTGATCCGCGGCTGGCAGGACGTGATCCCGCGCATGCATGTGGGCGATCGCTGGAAGGTGGTGATCCCGCCGCAGCTGGCCTACGGCGAAACCGGCGCGCTGCCGCGGATCGGGCCGAACGAGGCGCTGGTGTTCGAGATCGAGCTGCTCGCGATCAAGCCGGATACGGGCAAGCCCTGA
- a CDS encoding enoyl-CoA hydratase/isomerase family protein: protein MAYRNLEISNRGAVRTIVVNRPDKLNALNRDTLNELSLVFAQAAQDDAVRVVVLTGAGEKAFVAGADIAEMNGYTSVQAQGFSRAGQRLMASIERLGKPVIARVQGFALGGGMELAMACHLRVASEKARFGQPEINLGLIPGFGGTQRLLRLAGRGAALELCLTGAPISAQRAYELGIVTRVVAPEALDDAVTTLADQLSAAAPLAAAGILDAVLQGGESAIDQGLEFETQGFALAFSTEDMLEGTTAFLQKRKAEFKGR, encoded by the coding sequence ATGGCCTACCGCAATCTGGAAATCAGCAACCGCGGCGCCGTCCGCACGATCGTCGTCAACCGCCCGGACAAGCTCAACGCACTGAACCGCGACACCCTCAACGAGCTGAGCCTGGTGTTCGCGCAGGCCGCGCAGGATGACGCCGTGCGTGTGGTGGTGCTGACCGGCGCGGGCGAAAAGGCCTTCGTCGCCGGCGCCGACATTGCCGAGATGAACGGCTACACGAGCGTGCAGGCGCAGGGTTTCTCGCGCGCCGGGCAGCGCCTGATGGCGTCGATCGAGCGGCTCGGCAAGCCGGTGATCGCGCGCGTGCAGGGCTTCGCCCTGGGTGGCGGCATGGAGCTGGCAATGGCCTGCCACCTGCGCGTGGCCAGCGAGAAGGCGAGGTTCGGCCAGCCGGAGATCAACCTCGGCCTGATCCCCGGTTTCGGCGGCACCCAGCGGCTGCTGCGGCTGGCCGGTCGTGGCGCCGCGCTGGAGCTGTGCCTGACCGGCGCGCCGATCAGCGCGCAGCGCGCGTACGAGCTGGGCATCGTCACTCGCGTGGTGGCGCCCGAGGCGCTGGACGACGCCGTGACCACGCTGGCCGACCAGCTTTCCGCCGCCGCGCCGCTGGCCGCCGCCGGCATCCTCGACGCCGTGCTGCAAGGCGGCGAGAGCGCCATCGACCAGGGCCTGGAGTTCGAGACGCAGGGCTTCGCACTGGCGTTCTCCACCGAGGACATGCTCGAAGGCACCACCGCGTTCCTGCAGAAACGCAAGGCCGAGTTCAAGGGACGCTGA
- a CDS encoding DUF1684 domain-containing protein, with protein sequence MIRTSLFVAAAILGVATVPAATIDNYKQSIEQWRAGRIERLTAADGWLSLIGLEWLKEGANRVGSAADNDIVLGTGPAHLGVVTLAHDGSVRMVLDKHNGATIDGKAVAEAPLVDDAHVAGDAAPTRVAFGSASFYVIDRDGRKGLRVKDTEAPSRKHFAGIDAFPVDPSWRIEATWLPAAPGETLEMGTVIGTVDKYPVPGKLEFTRDGKRFEILPVIEVPGDAQYFIVFADRTSGRETYGAARFLYIDPPRDGKVVLDFNKAYNPPCAFTPFATCPLAPPENRLDLRVTAGEKKYAGAH encoded by the coding sequence ATGATACGTACCAGCCTGTTTGTTGCCGCCGCCATCCTGGGAGTCGCCACCGTGCCAGCCGCCACCATCGACAACTACAAGCAAAGCATCGAGCAGTGGCGTGCCGGGCGGATCGAGCGGCTCACCGCGGCGGACGGCTGGCTGAGCCTGATCGGGCTGGAGTGGCTGAAGGAAGGCGCGAACCGCGTCGGCAGCGCCGCCGATAACGACATCGTGCTGGGCACCGGGCCGGCGCACCTGGGCGTGGTCACGCTGGCGCACGACGGCAGCGTGCGCATGGTGCTGGACAAGCACAATGGCGCGACGATCGACGGCAAGGCCGTGGCCGAAGCGCCGCTGGTGGATGACGCCCACGTTGCCGGCGACGCTGCGCCGACGCGGGTGGCGTTCGGCAGCGCGAGCTTCTACGTGATCGACCGCGACGGCCGCAAGGGGCTGCGGGTCAAGGACACGGAAGCGCCATCGCGCAAGCACTTCGCCGGCATCGACGCGTTCCCGGTCGACCCGTCGTGGCGGATCGAGGCGACCTGGCTGCCGGCGGCACCGGGCGAGACGCTGGAGATGGGCACGGTGATCGGCACCGTCGACAAGTACCCGGTGCCGGGCAAGCTGGAGTTCACCCGCGACGGCAAGCGCTTCGAGATCCTGCCGGTGATCGAGGTGCCGGGCGACGCGCAATACTTCATCGTGTTCGCCGACCGCACCAGCGGCAGGGAAACCTACGGTGCCGCGCGCTTCCTGTACATCGACCCGCCCAGGGACGGCAAGGTCGTGCTGGACTTCAACAAGGCCTACAACCCGCCGTGCGCGTTCACCCCGTTCGCCACCTGCCCGCTGGCGCCGCCGGAAAACCGTTTGGATCTGAGAGTGACGGCCGGCGAGAAAAAATACGCTGGCGCGCATTGA